The Candidatus Equadaptatus faecalis genome includes the window CCTTGGCAAGCATTGAGAACCATTTCAGCAGATTGGACGCGCCTTCCGCAAAATACGGCTGAGATTTTATGCTGTCCCAGTCTGATATACGCTTGCCGATGAACTGAAAATTATGCAGCCACTCGTAGATACTCTGCAAAATCGGCATAAATCCGCCTGCCTTAACAACGCTGTCGTAAGCCGAAGCCGCCTCCTGCGCAAGGAATATTGTTATCCAGAGTATCGGAAGCAGCATAAAGCATAAAATCACAAGCGTCACAAGCAACGACGAAACGTCCGAAAAACGGCCTTTGAACACAGAGGTATGCAGCTTTTTGTACAGCGGGTGCGCGAAAAGCGAAAAAACGACCGACCACGCAAGCGCGTGAAAAAACGGGCGCAGCAAAAGCGCGCACAAAAGCAGTATTCCTGCCGTAAAAATCATAAACGCCGTGTTTCTGCCGCCGGCTGTATCCTTTTCCATTGTCTGCCCCCCCCCTGCACAATGCTCAATAACTATATACATTATAGTAGCACAAGCTGAAAAAATTCCAATGCAAATTTATCTGTTTTATTGCTTTTGCGGCAGTTTGGTTATAAAATCAGCGCAATGAATAAAAAAAGAGGTGTTTGAAATGGCAGATTTCGGCTTCGGCTGTATGAGGCTTCCCGTTACTGATTCAAAAAATCTTTCGTCCTTTGATTTTCCGCTTATCGAAAAACTGTTCGACACTTATCTTGAACACGGCTTCAGATATTTTGACACGGCATACGTTTATCACGGGGGAAAAGGAGAAGAAGCAGTCCGCAAAGCTCTTGTTGAACGCCACGCAAGAAACGAATTCGAGCTTGCGACAAAGCTGCCGCTGCGAACCTTCAAGGATTTGGACGAACTGAAACAGATTTTTGACAAGCAGCTTGAAAACTGCGGCGTTGAATATTTTGACTATTATCTGCTGCACAACGTCGGGACAAATGTATGGGCGAGAATGAAGCAGCACAACGTCATCGGCTTTACGGCTGAGAAAAAAGCTGAGGGAAAAATAAAAAAGCTCGGCATATCCTTCCACGACAAGCCGGAGCTTTTTGACGAAATACTCTCGGAATACGCGGAAAAAATTGATTTCGTCCAGCTGCAGGTCAACTACGCCGACATGGAAACGGAGGGCGTACAGGCTCGCGAATGCCTTGAAATCGCGGCGAAATACAATCTGCCGGTAACTGTTATGGAGCCGGTAAAAGGCGGAACACTCGCGAAAATTCCCGCAGAAGCGGAAAAGCTTCTGCGCGGCATGCGTCCGGACGCGACGCCCGCCTCATGGGCGCTTCGCTTTGCCGCCTCACAGAAAGGCGTTGTACGCGTACTCTCAGGCATGAACAGCATGGAGCAGCTCGAAGACAACCTGAAAACCTTTGAAAACTTCGAGCCGGTTACGGAAGAAGAAACCAAAATACTGTTCCGCGCGGCGGAAATAATAAACTCGCAGACTGCGGTCAAATGCACAGGCTGCGGATACTGCACGGAAGGCTGCCCGAAAGGCATCGCGATACACAAAATATTCGCTCTTTACAACAGCATATCGCGCCTCACCGGCAGCTTCTCAAGCGAACACACCTACTATACAAACCTTGTCCTGCAGACAGCCCTTGCAAGCAGCTGCATAAAATGCGGCAAATGCGAACAGGCGTGCCCCCAGCATCTGAAAATCAGGACTCTGCTTGAAGACTGCGTTGAAAAGCTCGAGA containing:
- a CDS encoding aldo/keto reductase gives rise to the protein MADFGFGCMRLPVTDSKNLSSFDFPLIEKLFDTYLEHGFRYFDTAYVYHGGKGEEAVRKALVERHARNEFELATKLPLRTFKDLDELKQIFDKQLENCGVEYFDYYLLHNVGTNVWARMKQHNVIGFTAEKKAEGKIKKLGISFHDKPELFDEILSEYAEKIDFVQLQVNYADMETEGVQARECLEIAAKYNLPVTVMEPVKGGTLAKIPAEAEKLLRGMRPDATPASWALRFAASQKGVVRVLSGMNSMEQLEDNLKTFENFEPVTEEETKILFRAAEIINSQTAVKCTGCGYCTEGCPKGIAIHKIFALYNSISRLTGSFSSEHTYYTNLVLQTALASSCIKCGKCEQACPQHLKIRTLLEDCVEKLENGNVILAPFLEKLKNNG